A genomic stretch from Flavobacterium humidisoli includes:
- a CDS encoding glyoxalase, giving the protein MDDRDTFLKEFRGETLGTVSAQSSADEIFQNQTIRPILKLQNDLFIAVFINYVNKNKPDFYSYSVEKKLQTIENSIQKDIKFRNSLKGIVMALFTVEEYNTYIQNSSDLNKRMMNLLIDRLKNQVQLFEVESN; this is encoded by the coding sequence ATGGACGATAGAGACACTTTTTTAAAAGAATTCAGAGGCGAAACTTTAGGAACCGTAAGTGCTCAATCTTCGGCAGATGAGATCTTTCAAAACCAGACCATCAGGCCAATTTTAAAACTTCAAAATGACTTATTTATCGCCGTTTTTATCAATTATGTAAACAAAAACAAACCAGATTTTTATTCTTACTCGGTTGAAAAGAAACTTCAGACCATCGAAAACTCCATTCAAAAAGACATTAAGTTCAGGAATTCTTTAAAAGGAATTGTAATGGCACTTTTTACTGTGGAAGAATATAATACTTACATTCAAAATTCTTCTGATTTGAATAAGAGAATGATGAATTTATTGATTGACCGATTGAAAAATCAGGTGCAATTGTTTGAAGTGGAATCAAATTAG
- a CDS encoding Crp/Fnr family transcriptional regulator: protein MFSQFRNKFPITDEKWNEYVGYFNRIEVPAKTTLLEEGEVSKKLFIIEKGCIRVWFNHNGKDLTSQFFFENQSVSSIESFMKRFPSPVFIETIEPSVLWWIHKEHVDTIIEEIKEIPELRDRLIDMLFQRTFDYMKHFFSFLKDSPAQRYLSLIEEKPQIVQRVPQHYIASYLGVSTVHLSRIKSKLLQNK, encoded by the coding sequence ATGTTCAGCCAATTCCGAAACAAATTCCCAATAACTGATGAAAAGTGGAACGAATATGTCGGTTATTTCAATCGAATTGAAGTTCCTGCCAAAACCACCCTTTTAGAAGAAGGCGAAGTTTCCAAAAAGCTTTTTATCATCGAAAAGGGCTGTATTCGCGTGTGGTTCAATCATAACGGAAAAGATCTGACTTCTCAGTTCTTTTTCGAAAATCAAAGCGTTTCTTCTATTGAAAGTTTCATGAAAAGATTTCCAAGCCCAGTTTTTATAGAAACAATAGAACCTTCTGTTTTATGGTGGATTCATAAAGAACATGTTGATACAATAATTGAAGAAATAAAGGAAATTCCAGAACTGAGAGATCGATTAATTGATATGCTTTTTCAAAGAACATTTGATTATATGAAACATTTTTTCTCATTTCTAAAAGATTCTCCTGCCCAGCGTTATCTTAGTTTAATTGAAGAAAAACCTCAAATTGTGCAGAGAGTTCCGCAACATTATATTGCATCTTATTTGGGTGTGAGTACGGTTCATTTAAGCCGAATAAAAAGTAAACTGCTTCAAAATAAATAA
- a CDS encoding quinone oxidoreductase family protein produces the protein MKAAVVYKKGELPKYAEFQEPIASNENEVLISVKAVAITNLDKAIASGDHYSAEKETQNGFIVGSDAVGVLENGTRVYARGISGTIAEKALVEKNRMVVLPDGIDDAMAATMPNAVAGSAMALRFRAGIKSGDTVLINGATGFTGQMAIQIAKHYGAKKIIITGRNEKTFQNLLELGADEIVSLKQNDESIINQLKQINQNTPIDIVIDYLWGHSAELILSALKGNGNFTPKTRYVSVGSMSADTIQLSAQILRSVDLQLSGSGLGSWTKEEVKLLFSEILPEMFLLASKNILKVNIETVPLSDIEKMWNAEVPDGKRLVVLI, from the coding sequence ATGAAAGCAGCAGTAGTTTATAAAAAAGGCGAATTGCCAAAATATGCAGAATTTCAAGAACCAATTGCATCAAATGAAAATGAAGTTTTGATTTCAGTAAAAGCCGTGGCTATTACTAATTTAGACAAAGCAATTGCAAGCGGAGATCATTATTCTGCGGAAAAAGAAACTCAAAACGGATTTATAGTCGGAAGTGATGCTGTTGGCGTTTTAGAAAACGGAACAAGAGTGTATGCTCGTGGAATTTCGGGAACAATCGCCGAAAAAGCGTTAGTTGAAAAGAACAGAATGGTTGTTTTGCCTGACGGAATTGATGATGCAATGGCCGCAACAATGCCTAATGCAGTTGCAGGTTCGGCAATGGCGCTTCGTTTTAGAGCTGGAATAAAATCTGGTGACACGGTTCTGATAAATGGAGCGACAGGTTTTACCGGCCAAATGGCGATACAAATTGCTAAACATTATGGAGCAAAGAAAATAATCATTACCGGCAGAAACGAAAAGACATTTCAAAATCTGTTAGAATTAGGCGCTGACGAGATTGTTTCTCTAAAACAAAATGACGAATCTATTATTAATCAGTTAAAACAAATTAATCAAAACACTCCAATCGATATTGTTATTGATTATTTGTGGGGACATTCGGCAGAACTTATTCTTTCGGCTTTAAAAGGCAATGGAAATTTTACACCTAAAACAAGATATGTTTCTGTTGGTTCTATGTCTGCAGATACGATTCAATTATCTGCACAAATTCTAAGAAGTGTTGATTTGCAGTTGTCAGGATCAGGTTTAGGAAGCTGGACAAAAGAAGAAGTCAAATTGTTGTTTTCTGAAATACTTCCTGAAATGTTTCTTTTGGCTTCAAAAAATATACTAAAAGTAAATATTGAAACCGTTCCTTTATCAGATATTGAGAAAATGTGGAATGCAGAAGTTCCTGATGGAAAACGATTAGTAGTTCTTATTTAA
- a CDS encoding alpha-ketoacid dehydrogenase subunit alpha/beta: MIFYRQNLTNTELLDLYKKILKPRLIEEKMLILIRQGKVSKWFSGIGQEAIAVGVTAVLDQSEYILPMHRNLGVFTTREIPLHRLFSQWQGKANGFTKGRDRSFHFGTQEYNIIGMISHLGPQLGIADGIALANRLQDNKKITAVFTGEGATSEGDFHEALNIAAVWKLPVMFIIENNGYGLSTPTNEQYACENLADKGIGYGIESWIIDGNNIVEVYNKLSQLKKEMQENPRPILLEFKTFRMRGHEEASGTKYVPQDLMDQWELRDPVTNYRKYLTENGILTAEQDEQFHAEIKKEIDENWAMANAEPEIEPTYSGELDDVYKSFQYEEYTHNSDSTNIRFIDAIRNSLEQSMWRHKNLVIMGQDIAEYGGAFKITDGFVDAFGKGRIRNTPICESAIVSTGMGLSINGYKAIVEMQFADFVSTGFNPIVNLLAKSHYRWGENADVVVRMPCGGGTQAGPFHSQTNEAWFTKTPGLKVVYPAFPYDAKGLLNTSINDPNPVLFFEHKLLYRSIYQDVPTDYYTIPLGKAALVKEGNSVTIISFGAPVHWALDTLAKHPEIDADLIDLRTLQPLDTETIFASVKKTGKAIIYQEDTMFGGIASDISALIMENCFEYLDAPVKRVASLDSPIPFTKALEDQFLPKNRFEEVLLELLRY, translated from the coding sequence ATGATTTTTTACCGACAAAACCTTACAAATACTGAGTTATTAGATTTATATAAAAAGATATTAAAGCCAAGATTGATCGAGGAGAAGATGCTGATCCTGATACGACAAGGAAAAGTCTCTAAATGGTTTTCTGGAATAGGACAAGAAGCCATTGCGGTTGGTGTAACTGCCGTTTTAGATCAATCAGAATATATTCTTCCAATGCACCGAAATTTGGGTGTTTTTACGACAAGAGAGATTCCGCTACATCGTTTGTTCTCACAGTGGCAAGGAAAAGCAAATGGTTTTACCAAAGGGCGTGACAGAAGTTTTCACTTTGGAACGCAAGAGTACAATATTATTGGAATGATTTCGCATTTAGGTCCGCAGTTAGGAATTGCTGACGGAATTGCGCTTGCGAATAGACTTCAAGACAATAAAAAAATCACTGCAGTTTTTACTGGAGAAGGCGCTACAAGTGAAGGAGATTTTCACGAAGCTTTAAATATTGCAGCAGTTTGGAAATTGCCTGTAATGTTTATCATCGAAAATAATGGATACGGACTTTCAACTCCGACCAACGAACAATATGCTTGCGAAAACCTTGCTGACAAAGGAATTGGTTACGGAATTGAAAGCTGGATTATTGACGGAAATAATATTGTTGAAGTTTATAATAAATTGTCTCAGCTAAAAAAGGAAATGCAAGAAAATCCGCGTCCTATTTTGTTGGAATTTAAAACCTTTAGAATGCGTGGGCACGAAGAGGCGAGTGGAACCAAATATGTTCCTCAGGATTTAATGGATCAATGGGAATTGAGAGATCCTGTTACAAATTACAGAAAATATCTAACTGAAAACGGAATTTTAACTGCAGAACAAGACGAACAATTTCACGCTGAAATTAAAAAAGAAATCGATGAAAATTGGGCGATGGCAAATGCAGAACCTGAAATCGAGCCAACTTATAGTGGAGAGTTAGATGATGTTTACAAATCATTTCAATATGAAGAATATACGCATAATTCTGATTCAACCAATATCCGATTTATAGATGCCATACGCAATAGTTTGGAGCAATCTATGTGGCGTCATAAGAACTTAGTAATTATGGGTCAGGATATCGCCGAATATGGCGGAGCCTTTAAAATCACAGATGGCTTTGTGGATGCTTTTGGAAAAGGCAGAATACGAAATACCCCAATTTGCGAAAGTGCCATTGTTTCAACAGGAATGGGATTATCAATTAACGGTTATAAAGCAATTGTAGAAATGCAGTTTGCAGATTTTGTTTCAACTGGATTTAATCCAATTGTAAATTTATTAGCTAAATCTCATTATCGTTGGGGTGAAAATGCCGATGTTGTCGTTCGTATGCCTTGCGGCGGAGGAACTCAGGCAGGACCATTTCATTCGCAGACAAATGAAGCTTGGTTTACCAAAACTCCAGGTTTAAAAGTAGTCTATCCTGCATTTCCTTATGATGCAAAAGGGCTTCTAAATACCTCTATTAATGATCCAAATCCAGTTTTATTCTTCGAACATAAATTATTGTACAGAAGTATTTATCAAGATGTTCCAACAGACTATTACACTATTCCTTTAGGTAAAGCCGCATTGGTTAAAGAAGGAAATTCTGTTACGATTATTTCGTTTGGAGCACCTGTTCACTGGGCTTTAGACACTTTAGCAAAACATCCAGAAATTGATGCCGATTTAATTGATTTAAGAACTTTACAGCCTTTAGACACAGAAACAATCTTTGCTTCGGTAAAAAAGACCGGAAAAGCTATAATCTACCAAGAAGACACTATGTTTGGCGGAATTGCAAGTGATATTTCAGCTTTAATTATGGAAAATTGCTTCGAATATCTTGATGCTCCTGTAAAACGTGTAGCGAGTTTAGATTCTCCAATTCCTTTTACAAAAGCTTTAGAAGATCAATTTTTACCAAAAAATCGATTTGAAGAAGTTTTACTTGAGCTTTTAAGATATTAA
- a CDS encoding isopenicillin N synthase family dioxygenase, translated as MQNIPSVDLRDFLSDDPKRKQKFVNEIGSAFENIGFVALKGHFLDDQLVNELYGEIRNFFALPIETKHKYEIPGIGGQRGYVSFGKEHAKGRKEGDLKEFWHFGQYVDKDSRWASEYPDNVEVTELPRFNAVGKDAYQKLEKTGVYVLRALALHLGLDEFYFDNYAKEGNSILRPIHYPPITSEPENAIRAAAHGDINLITLLMGAQGKGLQVQNHNGEWIDAIAEDDELVINVGDMLSRHTNNKLKSTIHQVVNPPRELWGTSRYSIPFFMHPVSDMRLDCLENCIDEENPKKYEDITAGEFLYERLVELGLIKK; from the coding sequence ATGCAAAACATTCCTAGTGTAGACTTACGTGATTTCCTTTCGGACGACCCGAAACGTAAACAAAAATTTGTAAATGAAATCGGCAGTGCATTTGAAAACATTGGCTTCGTTGCCTTAAAAGGTCATTTCCTTGATGATCAATTGGTAAACGAACTTTATGGTGAAATTAGAAATTTTTTCGCCTTGCCAATAGAAACTAAGCATAAATATGAAATTCCTGGAATCGGCGGACAAAGAGGTTATGTTTCTTTTGGAAAAGAACATGCTAAAGGACGCAAAGAAGGAGATTTAAAAGAATTTTGGCATTTTGGTCAATACGTTGACAAAGATTCAAGATGGGCTTCAGAATATCCAGATAACGTAGAAGTTACTGAATTGCCTCGTTTTAATGCAGTGGGTAAAGATGCCTATCAAAAACTGGAGAAAACCGGAGTTTATGTATTAAGAGCTTTGGCTTTACATTTAGGTCTTGATGAGTTTTATTTTGACAATTATGCAAAAGAAGGAAACTCAATTTTGAGACCAATCCACTATCCTCCTATTACTTCTGAGCCAGAAAATGCGATTCGTGCTGCAGCTCACGGAGATATCAATTTGATTACTTTATTGATGGGAGCGCAAGGAAAAGGATTACAGGTTCAAAACCATAATGGCGAATGGATTGACGCTATTGCAGAAGATGACGAATTGGTTATTAATGTTGGTGATATGTTGTCAAGACATACCAACAATAAATTAAAATCTACAATTCATCAAGTGGTAAATCCGCCGAGAGAATTATGGGGAACTTCACGTTATTCAATTCCATTTTTCATGCATCCAGTAAGCGATATGCGTTTGGATTGTCTTGAAAATTGTATTGATGAAGAAAACCCTAAGAAATATGAAGATATTACGGCTGGAGAGTTCTTATACGAACGTTTAGTAGAATTAGGTTTAATTAAAAAATAA
- a CDS encoding translation initiation factor: protein MDFKDQLKNLFPDHVESNEPEQVEEQEHVLYVQKEPMICKFEKRKGKPTTIIEGYEGSDEDFKILAKEIKTKLSVGGTFKDDSIIIQGDYRDKIMAILKEKGFKTKRVGG from the coding sequence ATGGACTTTAAAGATCAATTAAAAAACTTATTTCCAGATCACGTAGAATCGAATGAACCTGAGCAAGTTGAAGAACAGGAACATGTTCTTTATGTTCAGAAAGAGCCAATGATTTGTAAATTTGAAAAAAGAAAAGGAAAACCAACTACTATAATTGAAGGTTATGAAGGCTCAGATGAAGATTTTAAAATCTTGGCCAAAGAAATCAAAACAAAATTAAGCGTTGGAGGAACTTTTAAAGACGATTCGATTATAATTCAAGGCGATTATAGGGATAAAATCATGGCAATCCTAAAAGAAAAAGGATTCAAAACCAAACGTGTAGGCGGATAA
- a CDS encoding nucleoside phosphorylase gives MIQSSELILNPDGSVYHLNLRPEHIAHDIIFVGDQNRVEKITQFFDSIEHSAQKREFKTQTGIYKGKRISVVSTGIGPDNIDIVLNELDALVNIDLKTRQPKEKLTSLNIIRIGTSGSLQEDIPVDSFVMSKFGLGLDNMLRSYLIDDVSITEIEDAFVAHTNWDPKKGKPYVTQCSEKLEKLIESDRIFKGITATAGGFYGPQGRVLRLNIQDEELNNKMDNFSFNETKITNLEMETAAIYGLSALLGHNALSLNAIIANRASGTFSEDPYKAVDELIAYTLNKLAGN, from the coding sequence ATGATTCAATCATCAGAATTAATACTAAACCCAGACGGAAGCGTTTACCACTTAAACCTTCGTCCTGAACATATAGCACACGACATTATTTTTGTTGGTGACCAAAATAGAGTAGAAAAAATCACTCAATTTTTCGATTCAATCGAACATTCTGCTCAAAAAAGAGAATTTAAAACCCAAACAGGTATTTATAAAGGAAAGAGAATTTCGGTAGTTTCTACAGGAATTGGCCCTGATAATATTGATATTGTGCTAAACGAATTGGATGCGTTAGTGAATATTGATCTGAAAACGCGTCAGCCAAAAGAAAAATTGACCTCTTTGAATATTATAAGAATTGGAACTTCGGGCTCTTTGCAGGAAGATATCCCAGTTGATAGCTTTGTGATGTCAAAATTTGGTTTGGGATTAGATAATATGCTTCGCTCCTACTTAATTGACGACGTTTCGATTACAGAAATTGAAGATGCATTTGTAGCGCATACGAACTGGGATCCAAAAAAAGGAAAACCTTACGTAACGCAGTGTTCTGAAAAATTAGAAAAACTAATAGAATCAGATCGAATTTTTAAAGGAATTACGGCAACTGCTGGCGGATTCTATGGCCCACAAGGAAGAGTTTTGCGTTTGAATATTCAGGATGAAGAATTGAATAACAAAATGGATAATTTTAGTTTTAATGAAACTAAAATCACTAATTTAGAAATGGAAACAGCGGCAATCTACGGACTTTCGGCTCTATTAGGTCATAATGCTTTATCGCTTAATGCTATTATTGCAAATCGTGCTAGCGGAACTTTCAGTGAAGACCCGTATAAAGCAGTAGATGAACTGATTGCTTACACACTAAATAAATTGGCAGGAAACTAA
- a CDS encoding VOC family protein: MFLRVARHTNDLEKMEHFYVDILGFERLGGFENHNNYDGAFIGKPGLDWHFEFTQSKVTAKHTFDEDDAMVLYPKTIADYEKLVNKLTQQNIAVIPSLNPFWNENGKMIQDPDGYRIVISPLKAVISEIE, encoded by the coding sequence ATGTTTTTACGAGTGGCGCGACATACGAATGATTTAGAGAAAATGGAGCATTTTTATGTAGATATACTTGGGTTTGAACGATTGGGCGGATTTGAAAATCATAATAATTATGATGGCGCCTTTATAGGAAAACCAGGTTTAGACTGGCATTTTGAGTTTACTCAATCTAAAGTCACGGCCAAACACACTTTTGATGAAGATGATGCAATGGTATTATATCCTAAAACTATTGCAGATTATGAAAAATTAGTAAATAAATTAACGCAACAGAATATTGCAGTTATACCATCGCTGAATCCGTTTTGGAATGAAAACGGAAAAATGATTCAGGATCCAGATGGTTATAGAATTGTAATATCACCTTTAAAAGCTGTAATTAGCGAAATTGAATAA
- a CDS encoding DUF4265 domain-containing protein has protein sequence MEQETHKKILFKYYSDYLDEVVSETMWAEIVDLEKGLFKLDNIPFFGPLIATDDIFYAEYDETEERFMHRKTIQNSGNSIIQVAVLEKGFDKEIIREKLKALNCLSEGLNETFFAAEITKDIDYSLVRSLLSEYESQDIIEFAEPCLSEKHRADLLKN, from the coding sequence ATGGAACAGGAAACTCATAAAAAAATATTATTTAAATATTATAGTGATTATCTAGATGAAGTAGTGTCTGAAACCATGTGGGCAGAAATTGTAGATCTAGAAAAAGGACTTTTTAAATTGGATAATATTCCTTTCTTTGGGCCTTTAATTGCTACGGATGACATTTTTTATGCAGAATATGACGAAACCGAAGAACGTTTTATGCATAGAAAAACGATTCAGAATTCTGGAAACTCGATTATTCAAGTTGCGGTTTTAGAAAAAGGTTTTGATAAAGAAATCATTCGGGAGAAATTAAAAGCGCTAAATTGCTTGTCTGAAGGATTAAATGAAACTTTTTTTGCAGCAGAAATAACCAAAGACATTGATTATTCTTTGGTAAGAAGCCTTTTGAGCGAATACGAATCTCAAGACATTATCGAATTTGCAGAACCTTGTCTTTCAGAAAAGCACAGAGCAGATTTATTAAAAAACTAA
- a CDS encoding substrate-binding domain-containing protein: protein MKTVKIAGVPEHFNLPWHLCIENGEFEEENIDLQWTNVPEGTGKMCQMLRDGETDLAVILTEGILKDISAGNPSKIVQVYVQSPLIWGIHVDAKSDFQTLKDLKNKKAAISRLGSGSQLMAYVNANEQGWEMDDLEFEIVNTIDGAVDALTNKKADYFMWERFMTKPLVDKGVFRRIDDCPTPWPSFIIVGRDEFLKKNAKAVETILKIINKTTVDFKEIPEIDKKLSKLFNQKAEDIKEWLKLTQWSQKNLTEKSFNKIQNQLFDLGIIDKKSIFVETVKAL from the coding sequence ATGAAAACTGTCAAAATTGCGGGTGTTCCGGAACACTTCAATTTGCCGTGGCATCTATGTATCGAAAACGGCGAATTTGAGGAAGAGAACATCGATTTACAATGGACAAATGTACCCGAGGGAACCGGGAAAATGTGCCAAATGCTTCGAGACGGAGAAACAGATCTTGCTGTTATTTTAACCGAAGGAATTCTAAAAGATATTTCAGCTGGAAATCCGAGCAAAATTGTTCAGGTTTATGTGCAATCTCCTTTAATTTGGGGAATTCACGTTGATGCAAAATCTGATTTTCAGACGTTGAAAGATCTTAAAAACAAAAAAGCAGCTATTTCGAGATTAGGATCGGGATCACAATTAATGGCTTACGTAAATGCAAATGAGCAAGGCTGGGAAATGGATGATCTCGAATTTGAAATTGTAAATACTATAGATGGTGCTGTTGATGCTTTGACCAATAAAAAAGCCGATTATTTTATGTGGGAACGTTTTATGACTAAACCGCTTGTAGATAAAGGTGTTTTTAGAAGAATTGACGACTGCCCTACTCCTTGGCCTTCATTTATTATTGTAGGACGAGATGAGTTCTTAAAAAAGAATGCAAAAGCAGTAGAAACGATTCTTAAAATAATCAATAAAACAACAGTTGATTTTAAAGAAATCCCAGAAATTGACAAAAAATTATCTAAACTGTTTAATCAAAAAGCAGAGGATATTAAAGAATGGTTGAAACTGACTCAATGGTCACAGAAAAATTTGACAGAAAAATCTTTTAATAAAATTCAAAATCAATTATTTGATCTGGGAATTATTGATAAAAAAAGTATTTTTGTAGAAACAGTAAAAGCATTGTAA
- a CDS encoding transglutaminase: MMKFPKIDLPHLKSKLQVKSPWDRIIISLLSLLITIPIFIILHQNLIDLEWAFNLDRVFIFIFVFAVIFFLLMYLRTIIILCVAVYLLILFYGSVIGNYGFSEISEDYNSMIYTMSDNPYPQDIIVAKLLPFPNKSKIVNAIEYQNPKVRNFAIMATTKHFKGIRGYSDYRTIIQCFAVFKEINSRWNYVNDPKEGDYIATASESLEYFSGDCDDHSILMAAAVRSIGGTPRLIHTKGHIYPEILIGSMIDLEKVNYLIKNVLFVKESYGKKLHYHIDERGQVWMNLDYTATYPGGPFMYEEILGALTLN, encoded by the coding sequence ATGATGAAATTCCCTAAAATTGACTTACCGCATTTAAAATCCAAACTACAGGTGAAATCGCCGTGGGATAGGATTATTATTTCGCTGTTGAGTCTTTTGATCACAATACCGATTTTTATCATACTGCATCAAAATTTGATCGATTTAGAGTGGGCATTCAATCTAGATCGTGTATTCATCTTTATTTTTGTTTTTGCAGTAATATTTTTTCTTCTGATGTACCTCAGAACAATAATTATTTTATGCGTCGCCGTCTATTTGTTGATTCTGTTTTACGGATCGGTAATTGGAAATTATGGTTTTAGCGAAATCTCAGAAGATTACAATTCTATGATTTACACCATGTCTGACAATCCGTATCCTCAAGACATCATTGTTGCAAAACTGCTTCCATTTCCTAATAAATCAAAGATTGTAAATGCTATTGAATATCAAAATCCTAAAGTGCGAAACTTTGCCATTATGGCAACTACAAAGCATTTTAAAGGTATTAGAGGCTATTCAGATTATCGAACTATAATTCAATGTTTTGCTGTTTTTAAAGAAATAAACAGCAGATGGAATTATGTAAACGATCCAAAAGAAGGTGATTATATCGCAACCGCCAGCGAATCACTTGAGTATTTCTCAGGCGATTGCGATGATCACTCTATTTTGATGGCTGCTGCTGTGCGTTCAATTGGCGGAACTCCTCGCCTTATTCATACTAAAGGACACATTTATCCTGAAATTTTAATCGGTTCGATGATTGATCTGGAAAAAGTCAATTATCTCATCAAAAATGTTCTTTTTGTAAAAGAAAGCTACGGTAAAAAACTACACTACCATATAGATGAGCGCGGACAAGTCTGGATGAATTTGGATTACACCGCCACTTATCCTGGAGGCCCGTTTATGTATGAGGAAATTTTAGGAGCTTTGACTCTTAATTAA
- the abc-f gene encoding ribosomal protection-like ABC-F family protein — translation MLILQNISYQHENKDMLFQNIGFTLNDHDKTALVGNNGVGKSTLLKIIAGELQPFSGQIIQNSKPYFVPQLLGQFNNLTIAEALQIKDKIASLKEILEGVVTEENLQLLDDDWTIEERCNEALSYWQLHDVDLNQKMETLSGGQKTKVFLAGIMIHEPDLVLLDEPSNHLDFAGRTLLYDFIKSTAITILIVSHDRTLLNILNKTLEMTKNEISVYGGGYDFYIEQKKVENNALEQGVQSKEKALKKAKEKERESIERQNKLDSRGKKKQEKSGVARIMMNTLRNKAENSSSKIKDVHAEKINGISEDLRQLRSSLPTIDQMKFGFNDTSFLKGKTLLKASEINYSYGEKDLWNENISFEILSGDRLVIKGLNGSGKTTLIKIILGELHPTKGQITSLAKKAIYIDQDYSLLNQNLKIYEQAQIFNDCGLEEHDIKMRLNRFLFSRNDWDKPCNALSGGERMRLMLCCLTISNESPEIIILDEPTNNLDIQNIEILTAAINEYQGTLIVISHDQSFLEQINIEKSILL, via the coding sequence ATGCTTATTCTTCAAAATATCTCCTATCAGCATGAGAATAAAGACATGCTGTTTCAAAACATTGGATTCACACTAAACGATCACGACAAAACTGCTTTGGTCGGAAATAATGGTGTCGGAAAATCAACTTTATTAAAAATTATTGCTGGAGAATTACAACCCTTTTCGGGGCAAATTATTCAGAATTCTAAACCTTATTTTGTTCCACAATTATTGGGTCAGTTTAACAACTTGACTATTGCTGAAGCTTTACAAATAAAGGATAAAATAGCTTCACTTAAAGAAATACTTGAAGGTGTGGTAACCGAAGAAAATCTTCAATTATTGGATGACGACTGGACAATTGAAGAGCGCTGTAATGAAGCACTCTCTTATTGGCAATTGCATGATGTTGATTTGAACCAGAAAATGGAAACTTTAAGCGGCGGACAAAAGACAAAAGTCTTTTTGGCCGGAATAATGATTCATGAACCCGATTTGGTTTTATTGGATGAACCTAGTAATCATTTAGATTTTGCGGGAAGAACATTATTGTATGATTTTATAAAATCGACAGCAATCACGATTTTAATTGTTAGCCACGACAGAACTTTGCTTAATATCCTGAATAAGACTTTAGAAATGACAAAAAATGAAATTTCGGTCTATGGTGGTGGTTATGACTTTTACATCGAACAGAAAAAAGTAGAGAATAATGCTTTAGAACAAGGCGTTCAGAGCAAAGAAAAGGCATTGAAAAAAGCCAAAGAAAAAGAACGGGAAAGTATCGAGCGCCAAAATAAATTAGATTCGAGAGGAAAAAAGAAACAGGAAAAATCGGGTGTTGCCAGAATTATGATGAATACACTCCGAAATAAAGCTGAAAATAGCAGTTCGAAAATCAAGGATGTCCATGCTGAAAAAATAAATGGTATTTCTGAAGATTTAAGGCAATTGCGCTCGTCGCTTCCTACTATAGATCAAATGAAATTTGGTTTTAATGATACTTCTTTTCTTAAAGGAAAAACACTTCTTAAAGCTTCAGAAATCAATTATAGTTATGGTGAGAAAGATCTTTGGAATGAAAACATTAGTTTTGAAATTCTGTCTGGTGATCGCTTGGTAATAAAAGGCTTAAATGGTTCAGGAAAAACTACTTTAATCAAAATTATTCTGGGCGAGTTGCATCCAACAAAAGGGCAAATTACTTCTTTAGCTAAAAAAGCAATTTACATTGATCAGGATTATTCTTTATTAAACCAAAATTTGAAAATTTACGAGCAAGCTCAGATTTTTAATGATTGTGGTTTGGAAGAACACGATATAAAGATGAGATTAAATCGTTTTTTATTTTCTAGAAATGATTGGGACAAACCTTGTAATGCGTTAAGTGGTGGCGAAAGAATGCGTTTAATGCTCTGTTGCCTCACAATTAGCAACGAATCGCCAGAAATTATAATTCTAGATGAGCCAACAAACAATTTGGATATTCAGAATATCGAAATCCTTACTGCAGCAATCAATGAATATCAAGGCACTTTAATTGTGATTTCGCACGATCAGTCTTTTTTGGAACAAATTAATATCGAAAAAAGTATTTTGCTATAA